The Hallerella porci genome contains the following window.
CAAGCGACTTCTTAAAACTATCATCTTTGTCCCACAACGCAAGCACACGCTCTTCGATCTGCGGGAAGGTTTCTTCTTTCTTTATTTCACGAAACATTTGAACCTCAAATAAAATTTTTCGTGGAAAATTTAAAAAAATTAATATTCAATGCACAATTAACAATGACCAATGCACAATTAAATTAGGCGGGAATAATTATGAAAGTAAAATTTTCAAAAATTCATTCGGCGTTACAATAAAAGGCTTCTTAGGAAAATGTTTAATATTTCCAGTCACAAGCTTTGCCCCTTTATCTTGCTTATCTAAAACAACTTCATAAAAAGGCAAATCTTTTATATCGGGAATTATTTCATTTGTATGTTTAGGATTTACCAATAAGCCTAATTTTTGAATTGCACCAAGAA
Protein-coding sequences here:
- a CDS encoding PIN domain-containing protein produces the protein MQEYNEVLRRKKFHFSENKVATFLGAIQKLGLLVNPKHTNEIIPDIKDLPFYEVVLDKQDKGAKLVTGNIKHFPKKPFIVTPNEFLKILLS